Part of the Pyricularia oryzae 70-15 chromosome 3, whole genome shotgun sequence genome, GCCGTGTCGGCGATACCATCCTCCCCGCCCTCGATCCTCCCCGGCTCGGCCTCGGTCGCGATCCCCCTGTCGTGGCAGTACTGGACCAAAACCTTGGTTTTTGCCAGGTTCTCGTCCATCTCGTAGTGGCTCATGTCGACCATGATGCTGTCGAACGGGAGATTGTCGGCGCAGTGCCGGATCATGGCCTCGTCCTGCGCATGGTCAAGGTGGATGGCCACAGGAACCGTTGCTGCCTTGGCCGCGTGCGCCGCCGCGTGGATCAACAAGCCGCCCGAGAACGTCACGGCCCAGGGAAAGACCTGAACGATAAGCGGCGAGCGCTttgcctcggcggcggcgataaAGGCAAGGACGTGCTCGAGGTTGTAGGCAATGGGCGCCTGCACCCCGTAGCCACCCTCCTCTGCGGCCTTGAGGATCTGGTaggttttgtttttggtaGGGTCCCAAGGCGACATTGTCCTGGTGAGTGGGGTTGAGCCAGCACCAAGTAGGAACAAATCAGCGAGACAATTTGGTATGATGTG contains:
- a CDS encoding fructose-bisphosphate aldolase, with amino-acid sequence MSPWDPTKNKTYQILKAAEEGGYGVQAPIAYNLEHVLAFIAAAEAKRSPLIVQVFPWAVTFSGGLLIHAAAHAAKAATVPVAIHLDHAQDEAMIRHCADNLPFDSIMVDMSHYEMDENLAKTKVLVQYCHDRGIATEAEPGRIEGGEDGIADTADLEGALTTAEQVEDFIATGIDFLAPAFGNVHGEYGKRGPVLEFDRLKAIRSTAAGRVRIVLHGTNGFSEDIMKKCIAGGVTKVNVNKLVLDDYLAHLKENASKLTLTTLMEEGVREARKLMEWQMDVVGSTGKVV